The sequence below is a genomic window from Lolium perenne isolate Kyuss_39 chromosome 4, Kyuss_2.0, whole genome shotgun sequence.
AACTAGATAAGGTTGTAGAATTTATTCTAAAAGTGAGTATTTCAATATCGTCCACCTCAATCTAGGCTGAGAAGATATCAGTTTTATGGTATTCTTCCTCCAAGGTAATTTTGTCACCATTACGAACCATCCATTGTCCCTATTGTGTTTGAAACACTTTATGATATTTGTGTGAGTTGTTGTAATGTCTACATATTTGCAAATGACTAGCCAATTTGATCAGCAGTTCAGACTTAGGGTGCttattgcattcaaaggatttttgAGGAAAGGCTATCTCTGCAGGGATGCATATAATAGCCCTAGGCGTCAGCAGCCAAATGCAGCAACACAACGAAGGTATTTTCTTCAATAATTAGCACCGCTATTTGACAAGCAGCATATTCTTTTCT
It includes:
- the LOC127296680 gene encoding uncharacterized protein isoform X1, whose amino-acid sequence is MYAIFSPQVGLNDSGDCKTQQPRILQAEKISVLWYSSSKQFRLRVLIAFKGFLRKGYLCRDAYNSPRRQQPNAATQRSHIFQTLSFWLENNNVLRDLEY
- the LOC127296680 gene encoding uncharacterized protein isoform X2 codes for the protein MYAIFSPQVGLNDSGDCKTQQPRILQAEKISVLWYSSSKFRLRVLIAFKGFLRKGYLCRDAYNSPRRQQPNAATQRRYHNICFSNLQPYISDSFILVRK